One genomic region from Glaciimonas sp. PAMC28666 encodes:
- the puuE gene encoding allantoinase PuuE, producing the protein MNMPNNYPRDLIGYGRTPPHPHWPCQARVALQFVLNYEEGSENCVLDGDAGSETFLSEIIGAQSFADRHMSMESLYEYGSRAGLWRLLRLFEERKLPLTVFGVARALQRNLEATAAFQELGHEIACHGLRWISYQNIDEVTERAHIAEAVAIIKQLTGTAPLGWYTGRDSPNTRKLVMEHGGFSYDADNYGDDLPFWEQVTLSGPDGKTITKPQLIIPYTLDTNDMRFAAAQGFNSGTQFFDYLKDAFDVLYKEGDPEGLNQPKMLSIGLHCRMVGRPARAAALARFLDYVQSHDKVWVARRIDIADHWRATHPN; encoded by the coding sequence ATGAATATGCCTAATAATTATCCTCGTGATCTGATCGGCTATGGCCGCACTCCTCCACATCCGCACTGGCCTTGCCAAGCGCGCGTGGCTTTGCAATTCGTCCTCAATTATGAAGAAGGTAGCGAAAATTGCGTGTTGGATGGAGATGCTGGTTCAGAAACGTTCCTGTCGGAAATCATTGGTGCACAGAGCTTCGCGGATCGTCATATGAGCATGGAATCGTTATATGAATATGGTTCCCGGGCTGGATTGTGGCGCTTGTTGCGATTATTCGAGGAGCGTAAGCTACCGCTGACGGTTTTTGGCGTGGCGCGGGCGCTCCAACGCAACCTGGAAGCCACGGCTGCTTTTCAGGAGCTTGGTCACGAAATCGCTTGCCATGGCTTGCGCTGGATCAGCTATCAGAATATTGACGAAGTTACCGAACGTGCACATATCGCTGAAGCGGTTGCCATCATCAAGCAATTAACCGGTACTGCGCCGCTGGGATGGTACACGGGACGCGACTCCCCCAATACACGCAAATTGGTCATGGAGCACGGCGGCTTTAGCTATGACGCGGACAATTATGGCGACGACCTGCCATTCTGGGAACAAGTGACACTCAGTGGCCCCGACGGCAAAACGATCACGAAACCGCAACTCATCATCCCTTACACGCTGGATACCAACGACATGCGTTTTGCGGCCGCTCAGGGCTTTAATTCCGGCACGCAATTTTTCGACTATCTGAAAGATGCATTTGATGTGCTCTACAAGGAAGGCGATCCTGAAGGATTAAACCAGCCAAAGATGCTGTCAATCGGCTTGCATTGCCGTATGGTTGGACGGCCGGCACGGGCTGCGGCGTTAGCGCGATTTTTGGATTACGTGCAGTCACACGACAAGGTCTGGGTTGCGCGCCGCATTGACATCGCCGATCACTGGCGCGCTACGCATCCCAACTAG
- the uraH gene encoding hydroxyisourate hydrolase, which translates to MGKLSTHVLDITQGKPGAGVSIGLYLVNANGKTLLKSVVTNADGRCDAPLLQGEDMQAGQYELIFAAGDYFAAQGVTVPTPRFVDQVTLAFGIADPEQNYHVPLVVSPWSYSTYRGS; encoded by the coding sequence ATGGGAAAGTTGAGTACGCACGTTCTGGATATTACGCAAGGCAAGCCGGGCGCCGGGGTGAGCATCGGGCTATATCTTGTCAATGCCAATGGCAAAACGCTATTGAAAAGTGTTGTGACGAACGCCGATGGTCGTTGCGATGCGCCTTTGCTGCAGGGCGAGGACATGCAGGCTGGGCAATATGAGCTAATTTTTGCAGCAGGGGATTATTTTGCTGCGCAAGGTGTGACTGTTCCCACGCCACGCTTTGTCGATCAGGTCACGCTGGCATTTGGGATTGCGGACCCTGAGCAGAACTACCACGTGCCATTGGTGGTCTCACCATGGTCCTATTCAACTTACCGAGGTAGTTAG
- the scpB gene encoding SMC-Scp complex subunit ScpB, whose product MDIVEAKKVLETALLCAHEPLSINDLKKLFVVHDDVEGEVDATTIKLMLEELRTDWSDKGIEVVSLSTGWRFQSRPEMKIYLERMNPEKPPKYSRAALETLAIIAYRQPVTRGDIEEIRGVTVNSQTVKMLEERGWIEPIGYRDVPGRPGLFATTKQFLDDLGLTSLDQLPPLQQVAKNDMQEGTLLELQALEADLEANLAANRGAVPGGEAQDTSNNVPEVLAEPANVKNGEDSFAFEVSDVDQSDVPRNADDPIGAVDNEVAAVIEIPEATPKHAVEPGVMENISDELVHIQPAELSVAPNEVFTNDPTPESTDDDVKAGPHNYDLNNEST is encoded by the coding sequence ATGGATATTGTTGAGGCTAAGAAAGTCCTCGAAACAGCGCTACTCTGTGCCCATGAGCCATTGTCAATTAACGACCTGAAAAAGCTCTTTGTGGTGCATGACGACGTTGAAGGTGAAGTCGATGCAACGACGATCAAATTGATGCTGGAAGAACTGCGCACAGATTGGTCCGATAAAGGTATCGAGGTAGTTTCACTCTCCACTGGCTGGCGCTTTCAAAGTCGCCCCGAGATGAAAATTTATCTTGAGCGCATGAATCCGGAGAAGCCGCCTAAATATTCGCGTGCGGCCCTTGAAACTCTGGCCATTATTGCCTATCGTCAGCCTGTGACGCGTGGAGATATTGAAGAGATTCGCGGCGTTACTGTGAATTCTCAGACCGTGAAAATGCTGGAAGAGCGCGGCTGGATTGAGCCTATCGGTTACCGTGACGTTCCGGGGCGACCGGGCTTATTTGCCACTACAAAACAATTTCTCGATGATCTCGGTCTGACATCTCTGGATCAACTACCGCCTTTGCAACAGGTTGCCAAAAATGATATGCAAGAAGGGACGTTGCTGGAACTCCAGGCATTAGAAGCGGACCTCGAGGCAAATCTGGCGGCAAACCGCGGTGCAGTACCAGGTGGGGAAGCACAGGATACGAGTAACAATGTTCCCGAGGTCCTTGCTGAGCCAGCAAATGTAAAGAATGGCGAGGATAGCTTCGCGTTTGAAGTGAGTGATGTTGATCAGAGCGACGTCCCGCGGAATGCGGATGATCCGATTGGAGCGGTAGACAATGAAGTTGCCGCAGTCATAGAAATACCAGAAGCAACTCCTAAGCATGCAGTGGAGCCGGGCGTCATGGAAAACATTTCTGACGAACTCGTGCACATACAGCCGGCTGAACTATCAGTTGCACCTAATGAAGTTTTTACCAACGACCCAACGCCTGAGTCAACTGATGATGATGTCAAGGCCGGTCCGCACAACTACGATCTAAACAATGAATCCACCTAG